GATCGGGTGGCCTACTTCGAGCGGCAAGGGAATCTGGTCGCCGCCCAGCGCATCGAGGAGCGCACCACCTTCGACATCGAGATGCTGCGCGAGACGGGCTACTGCTCGGGCATCGAGAACTACTCCGTCCACCTCTCGGACCGGGCGTCCGGCGAGTCGCCCTACACCCTGCTGGATTACTTCCCCGATACCTTCCTCACGGTCGTCGACGAGTCCCACCAGACCCTCCCGCAGATCAAGGGCCAGTACGAGGGCGACAAGTCGCGCAAGGACTCGCTGGTCGAGAACGGCTTCCGGCTCCCGACCGCCTACGACAATCGCCCGCTCACCTTCGCGGAGTTCGAGGAGAAGACGGATCGGGCGCTCTACGTCTCGGCGACGCCGGGGGACTACGAGCAGGAACACTCCGAGCAGGTGGTCGAACAGATCGTTCGCCCCACGTATCTGGTCGACCCCGCCGTCGAGGTGGCATCGGCGACGGGGCAGGTCGAGGACCTGATGGATCGGATCGACGACCGGATCGAGCGGGACGAGCGCGTCCTCGTCACGACGCTCACCAAGCGCATGGCCGAGGACCTGACGGAGTACCTCTCGGAGGCGGGCGTCGCGGTGGAGTACATGCACGACGAGACGGACACGCTGGAGCGCCACGAACTGATCAGGGGCCTGCGCCTCGGCGACTTCGACGTGCTCGTCGGCATCAACCTCCTCCGGGAGGGACTGGACATCCCCGAGGTGTCGCTGGTCGCCATCCTCGACGCCGACCAGGAGGGCTTTCTCCGCTCGGAGACGACGCTCGTCCAGACGATGGGCCGGGCCGCCCGCAACGTCAACGGCGAGGTGGTGCTCTACGCCGACGAGGTGACGGATTCGATGCGGTCGGCCATCGACGAGACCCAGCGCCGTCGCCGCATCCAGCAGGAGTTCAACGCGGAACACGGGCACGAACCGACGACCATCCAGAAGGAGGTGGGTGAGACGAACCTGCCGGGGAGCGAGACGGACACCTCGGGCGTCACCGGCGACGCACCCGAGAGCGAGGAGGAGGCCCGCGCCCGCATCGAGGCGCTCGAAGAGCGGATGGCGGCCGCCGCCGACAACCTGGAGTTCGAACTCGCGGCGGACATCCGTGACCGGATCCGCGAACTCCGCGAGGACTGGGCGTTCGACGACGCCGACGACGGCATCGCCCCGGAGTTCGACGCGGAGTTCTGAGAGGGCGGCTGTCCGGCGAGTCTCGCCGGACCGTCCCGGCGAGCGTCTCTGCTGGTGGGTGAGACGGCGGTCGTTGGGGCCGACATAAGAGCGCGGCCCGTCGAAGCCAGCGCCACCGA
This window of the Haloplanus rubicundus genome carries:
- the uvrB gene encoding excinuclease ABC subunit UvrB, which encodes MSDTNSGPLQPDRPDADRPFRVDAPFDPAGDQPDAIEELVAGYEAGMDEQTLLGVTGSGKTNTVSWVIEELQQPTLVIAHNKTLAAQLYEEFRNLFPDNAVEYFVSYYDYYQPEAYVEQTDTFIDKDASINDEIDRLRHSATRSLLTRNDVIVVASVSAIYGLGDPANYVDMAMRLETGQEIDRDDLLARLVDLNYDRNDVDFTQGTFRVRGDTVEVFPMYGRYAVRVEFWGDEIDRLTKLDPLEGEVKSQEPAALIHPAEHYSIPEERLENAIDEIEELMQDRVAYFERQGNLVAAQRIEERTTFDIEMLRETGYCSGIENYSVHLSDRASGESPYTLLDYFPDTFLTVVDESHQTLPQIKGQYEGDKSRKDSLVENGFRLPTAYDNRPLTFAEFEEKTDRALYVSATPGDYEQEHSEQVVEQIVRPTYLVDPAVEVASATGQVEDLMDRIDDRIERDERVLVTTLTKRMAEDLTEYLSEAGVAVEYMHDETDTLERHELIRGLRLGDFDVLVGINLLREGLDIPEVSLVAILDADQEGFLRSETTLVQTMGRAARNVNGEVVLYADEVTDSMRSAIDETQRRRRIQQEFNAEHGHEPTTIQKEVGETNLPGSETDTSGVTGDAPESEEEARARIEALEERMAAAADNLEFELAADIRDRIRELREDWAFDDADDGIAPEFDAEF